Proteins encoded within one genomic window of Dyadobacter chenhuakuii:
- a CDS encoding alginate lyase family protein, with protein sequence MASEATTYSADQVRTFLVKPEFLEDSKCKIKKGDKQLQKALRDLVAQADKALQSEPYSVTYKSKVPPSGDKHDYMSVGPYWWPDSTKADGLPYIRKDGQVNPERFSIKDADYHGSLCRDVYRLSLAWYFTGETKYSDQAAKLLRIWFLDKKTRMNPNLNFGQAIPGRTDGRGIGIIDTRALAVLIDGVQLLKDSKSLSAADYHEIQDWYRAFLNWMRTSPIGLDEADEHNNHGTWYDVQTVSMALFTGQPDLAKEILEQQTKKRISSQLDTSGAQPHELARTVSWNYSMMNLQGFFQLAALGDNVGIDLWNYVTPDGKSIKSAFKWMLPFAQKKKEWTHQQIKPIKYDGFFRIAKSISKKYPDMDLSGVKEGNDQENSLLLLTNANL encoded by the coding sequence ATGGCGTCAGAAGCCACCACTTATTCGGCTGATCAAGTCCGGACATTTTTAGTCAAACCAGAGTTCCTGGAAGACTCCAAATGCAAAATCAAAAAAGGCGATAAGCAGCTCCAAAAAGCACTGCGGGACTTAGTGGCTCAGGCTGACAAAGCATTGCAATCAGAGCCTTACTCGGTTACCTACAAAAGCAAAGTGCCTCCGAGCGGTGATAAGCACGATTATATGAGCGTTGGCCCGTACTGGTGGCCGGATTCTACAAAAGCCGATGGGCTGCCTTACATCAGAAAAGATGGCCAGGTAAATCCCGAAAGGTTCAGTATCAAAGACGCCGATTACCACGGAAGCTTGTGCCGGGATGTTTACCGGCTCTCCCTTGCCTGGTATTTTACCGGTGAAACCAAATATTCCGATCAAGCGGCTAAACTACTAAGGATTTGGTTCTTGGATAAGAAAACCCGCATGAACCCTAATCTAAACTTCGGACAGGCCATTCCCGGCCGCACCGACGGACGGGGGATTGGTATCATTGACACCCGCGCCCTGGCTGTTTTGATTGATGGGGTGCAACTGCTTAAAGATTCCAAAAGTCTGTCTGCTGCTGATTATCACGAAATTCAGGATTGGTACAGAGCATTCCTGAACTGGATGAGAACGAGTCCGATTGGTTTGGACGAGGCTGATGAGCATAATAATCACGGCACTTGGTACGATGTCCAGACGGTCTCAATGGCACTTTTTACAGGTCAGCCAGATCTGGCAAAGGAGATTTTAGAACAACAAACCAAAAAGCGGATCAGCAGTCAGCTTGACACCAGCGGGGCGCAGCCGCACGAGCTTGCCCGCACGGTGTCCTGGAACTACTCGATGATGAACCTGCAAGGTTTCTTTCAGCTCGCTGCTTTGGGAGATAACGTTGGCATTGACCTTTGGAACTACGTGACGCCCGACGGAAAATCCATAAAATCTGCATTTAAATGGATGCTGCCTTTTGCCCAAAAGAAAAAGGAATGGACCCATCAGCAGATCAAGCCTATAAAGTATGACGGTTTTTTCCGGATAGCCAAATCGATTTCAAAAAAGTATCCTGATATGGATTTATCGGGAGTAAAAGAGGGAAACGATCAAGAAAACAGTCTGCTATTGCTCACCAACGCAAATCTTTAA
- a CDS encoding heparinase II/III domain-containing protein has translation MKRIVVLLIILLSFNGFSGQAQSSTDVLKSMKEEHPRILLLKGEEQQILSQIKKHPEWNGVHQEILAECDKLLDTPPVERIKIGKRLLDKSRECLRRVFQLSYAYRTTRDEKYLRRAEKEMLAVSAFEDWNPTHFLDVAEMTMAVAIGYDWLYDGLTAEARTKIADAILKKGIEPSFEKKYSAFLNAEHNWNQVCNAGISFGALAIAETQPEIAANVIARAVATIPKAMIPSYEPDGAYPEGFSYWGYGTSFNVLFVSAVEKALGTDFGLLQSPGFLKTAGFFQNLVGPTGLAHNWGDSGLKEGLSPAMFWFAEKTKDPSLLWTQKKLLSAQTAGNVGNRILPALLIWGIKTNLDAVKPPSKKQWVGQGPSPVALMRTSWVGPSAIFVGLKTGSPAVNHAHMDIGSFVIDAQGERWAMDFGMQDYNSLETKGVDLWNRTQNSQRWEVFRLNNFAHNTLSFDGQLVNAKGYAKIDSWSDSKAEMMAVTDLSNLYKDQITAAKRGISILNEKWVVVRDEVNTADKAVKMRWNLLTGATVKVVDQKTVELSQNGKKMFILFVTEANIVIKTWPTTPTHDYDAPNPNTQFVGFEVTIPANTAEEFNAIFSQSTEIPKVKPLAAWK, from the coding sequence ATGAAAAGAATCGTTGTACTGCTTATCATATTACTGAGTTTCAACGGATTTTCCGGCCAGGCACAATCCAGCACCGATGTGCTCAAATCCATGAAAGAGGAGCATCCCAGGATACTTTTACTGAAAGGGGAAGAGCAGCAAATTTTATCTCAAATCAAAAAACACCCGGAATGGAATGGGGTTCACCAGGAAATTCTGGCCGAATGCGATAAGTTGCTGGACACGCCGCCCGTGGAGCGAATTAAAATCGGGAAGCGGCTGCTCGACAAGTCGCGCGAATGTTTAAGACGTGTTTTTCAATTATCCTACGCATACCGGACTACCAGGGACGAAAAATATCTCCGCCGCGCAGAAAAAGAAATGCTAGCGGTGTCTGCATTCGAGGATTGGAACCCAACTCACTTTCTGGACGTGGCCGAAATGACGATGGCCGTCGCAATCGGCTACGACTGGCTTTACGATGGATTAACGGCCGAAGCCCGGACTAAAATCGCAGATGCGATTTTAAAAAAAGGCATCGAACCTTCTTTTGAAAAGAAATACAGCGCTTTCCTGAATGCAGAGCACAACTGGAACCAAGTATGCAACGCGGGTATTTCATTTGGCGCATTGGCCATTGCCGAAACTCAGCCGGAGATTGCGGCAAATGTAATTGCAAGAGCTGTTGCTACCATTCCAAAAGCAATGATTCCCTCGTACGAGCCCGACGGCGCTTATCCGGAGGGATTTAGTTATTGGGGATATGGGACGAGTTTTAATGTGCTTTTTGTCAGTGCAGTAGAGAAGGCATTGGGTACGGATTTCGGACTTTTGCAGTCGCCGGGTTTCCTGAAAACTGCCGGGTTTTTTCAAAATCTGGTTGGTCCGACCGGATTGGCGCATAACTGGGGCGACAGCGGATTGAAGGAGGGATTGAGCCCGGCTATGTTCTGGTTTGCCGAAAAGACCAAAGATCCGTCGCTGCTTTGGACGCAGAAAAAGCTGCTTTCAGCGCAGACAGCCGGCAATGTCGGCAACCGGATCTTACCTGCGCTGCTGATTTGGGGAATCAAAACGAACCTGGACGCCGTAAAGCCGCCATCAAAGAAGCAGTGGGTTGGGCAGGGGCCTTCACCAGTTGCATTGATGCGCACTTCCTGGGTTGGTCCGAGTGCGATTTTCGTTGGTCTAAAAACTGGTTCGCCAGCTGTGAATCATGCGCACATGGATATTGGCTCGTTTGTAATTGATGCACAGGGCGAACGCTGGGCAATGGATTTTGGGATGCAGGACTATAATTCTTTGGAAACGAAAGGAGTGGATCTCTGGAACCGCACACAGAATTCGCAACGCTGGGAAGTATTTCGTCTCAACAATTTTGCGCACAATACATTGTCATTTGACGGTCAGTTGGTGAATGCGAAAGGCTATGCAAAGATCGATTCATGGTCTGACAGCAAAGCGGAAATGATGGCTGTCACTGATCTTTCCAATTTATACAAAGATCAGATTACTGCTGCCAAAAGAGGGATTTCGATCCTAAACGAAAAATGGGTTGTAGTGCGGGATGAAGTGAACACAGCAGACAAAGCTGTTAAAATGCGCTGGAACTTACTGACGGGTGCCACCGTAAAAGTGGTTGACCAAAAAACGGTGGAACTGTCCCAAAATGGGAAGAAAATGTTCATTCTGTTCGTAACGGAAGCAAACATTGTGATCAAAACCTGGCCTACGACCCCGACCCATGACTACGATGCGCCCAATCCCAACACGCAGTTTGTGGGCTTTGAAGTGACGATTCCGGCCAATACTGCGGAGGAGTTCAATGCAATTTTTTCACAGTCAACGGAGATTCCAAAGGTGAAACCACTTGCAGCCTGGAAATAA
- a CDS encoding polysaccharide lyase family 8 super-sandwich domain-containing protein: MKKLFFLLMILAQFGYAQQLRKPGDNVALPVEAGKGQPDADLEKIRKRILDDLLEPPVRVQQIAALINTQKQDGTWPDINYTDVSRTGFEHSEHLKNMLELARAFKKPGSAFLHKAEVKKAVSNALDFWLVHDFICENWWWNEMGTPQLMINILLVMDEELTENQKKEGVRIAGRANLEASGARPGGDLIQIAGMRGKQALFQRNPEVLGHVMEVMVSEIKVSTGRGLKPDLSFHHRTDNVISTLAYGTGYANAFAYWAVKTEGTKYRLPDEPMKLLVDYFLDGVCQSHAFGKYPDPGAENRGITRKGALKPAGPELAENLLAATSYRKAELENIIRIRKGEAKPNLRKDYYFWHSHYYTHQRPGYYASVRMHSKRAANMEQPHNEEGLKSHHYGDGSNFITRTGHEYDQIFPVWDWQKVPGTTVLQKPELPHWKELAKQGINAFTGGVTDQRYGAAAFDFASVHDPLKAKKAWFFFDKEYVALGAGVTSNAEYNVVTTLNQSLLSGQVSAGVGGKTLTLEKGAHKLDKASWLHHDSTAYIFTEPLRLDVSNQQQTGSWRQINHHTWATDEKINKDVFKAWLDHGSKPTDAGYNYIVVPGIGATEISTYRQRLPVQVIANSSQMQAVRHIGLGVVQIVFYEPGTIQLTEGLSVKAKEACMVMLQLTANQIAKITLSDPAGNHAQLHLEVSGNLKAVSDHVQLSNAGMGRTLLPFRCRMAEWPDKA; the protein is encoded by the coding sequence ATGAAAAAATTATTCTTTCTGTTGATGATTTTGGCGCAGTTTGGCTACGCCCAACAATTACGCAAACCCGGTGACAATGTTGCCTTGCCGGTTGAAGCGGGCAAAGGTCAGCCGGATGCCGATCTTGAAAAAATCAGAAAACGCATCCTTGATGATTTGCTGGAACCGCCCGTGCGGGTCCAGCAAATTGCGGCCTTGATCAACACACAAAAGCAAGATGGCACCTGGCCCGATATCAATTATACAGACGTTTCCCGCACGGGATTTGAACATAGCGAGCATTTGAAGAATATGCTTGAATTGGCCCGTGCTTTTAAAAAGCCAGGCTCTGCTTTTTTGCATAAAGCCGAAGTGAAAAAAGCAGTTTCCAATGCACTCGACTTTTGGTTGGTACATGATTTTATTTGTGAAAACTGGTGGTGGAATGAAATGGGAACGCCTCAGTTAATGATTAATATCCTGCTTGTCATGGATGAGGAGCTGACCGAAAATCAAAAAAAAGAGGGCGTAAGGATAGCGGGCAGGGCTAACCTGGAAGCTTCGGGTGCACGCCCAGGCGGTGACCTGATTCAGATTGCTGGAATGCGTGGCAAGCAGGCACTTTTTCAGAGAAATCCCGAAGTGCTGGGCCACGTTATGGAAGTGATGGTGTCGGAAATTAAAGTTTCGACTGGCCGCGGCTTAAAACCAGACCTTAGCTTTCACCACCGGACCGACAATGTGATTTCAACATTGGCCTACGGGACTGGGTATGCGAATGCATTTGCATATTGGGCTGTCAAAACGGAAGGTACCAAATACAGGTTGCCCGATGAGCCGATGAAACTGCTCGTCGATTATTTTCTGGATGGGGTCTGTCAATCGCATGCTTTTGGAAAATATCCTGATCCTGGTGCTGAGAACCGCGGAATCACTCGAAAAGGTGCATTGAAACCAGCCGGTCCTGAACTGGCGGAGAATCTGCTGGCAGCAACTTCCTATCGAAAAGCCGAACTTGAAAATATCATCCGGATCAGGAAAGGGGAAGCAAAGCCGAACCTGAGAAAAGATTATTATTTCTGGCATTCGCACTATTATACCCACCAGCGGCCCGGCTACTATGCTTCCGTACGTATGCATAGCAAGCGCGCTGCGAATATGGAGCAGCCGCACAATGAGGAAGGCTTAAAAAGCCACCATTATGGCGACGGTAGCAATTTCATCACCCGGACTGGTCATGAATACGACCAGATTTTTCCGGTTTGGGACTGGCAGAAAGTCCCGGGAACAACTGTATTGCAGAAACCTGAGCTACCGCACTGGAAAGAGCTTGCAAAACAAGGTATCAATGCTTTCACAGGCGGGGTAACCGATCAACGCTACGGAGCAGCTGCATTCGATTTTGCCAGCGTGCATGATCCGTTGAAAGCAAAAAAAGCGTGGTTCTTTTTTGACAAAGAATATGTTGCACTAGGAGCGGGCGTCACATCGAATGCCGAATATAACGTAGTAACCACATTGAACCAAAGTCTGTTATCTGGGCAGGTGTCGGCGGGAGTAGGGGGCAAAACCCTTACGCTGGAAAAAGGTGCACATAAGTTGGACAAAGCAAGCTGGTTACATCATGATAGTACGGCCTATATATTTACTGAACCATTGCGCTTGGATGTAAGCAATCAGCAGCAGACCGGCAGCTGGCGGCAAATAAATCACCACACTTGGGCTACAGACGAAAAGATCAATAAAGATGTGTTTAAGGCCTGGCTTGATCACGGTTCAAAACCTACTGATGCGGGCTACAACTACATTGTTGTTCCTGGAATTGGCGCTACTGAAATCTCGACCTATCGCCAGAGACTTCCGGTACAGGTCATTGCCAATTCTTCTCAAATGCAGGCAGTCCGTCACATCGGGCTGGGTGTGGTACAAATTGTTTTTTATGAGCCAGGGACCATACAGCTTACAGAAGGGCTTTCAGTTAAGGCAAAAGAAGCGTGTATGGTAATGCTCCAATTAACAGCTAATCAAATAGCCAAAATAACGCTATCCGATCCTGCCGGCAACCACGCGCAGCTGCACTTGGAAGTCAGCGGCAATCTTAAAGCGGTTTCTGACCATGTTCAGCTTTCGAACGCCGGTATGGGCAGAACGCTGCTACCTTTCAGATGCCGGATGGCGGAATGGCCGGACAAAGCATAG
- a CDS encoding BNR-4 repeat-containing protein — MKNKFRQIIYAVFLSLTAGTLLAQEISADLKYAEAELILRKANGFKGIWYMNQPSNDEYVYKYSGGLAVYPANHRPFAVYSKKVNKTFFCFGGTDETNSTLLHNVSYFDHDSGKLANPVILLDKKTTDAHDNPVISIDDQGYIWIFSTSHGITRPSYIHKSKEPFNIQDFESIQATEIVDGKEVPFKNFSYFQVYPMKGKGFIALFTKYNKAGHRVIGFNTTKDGVHWNEWKVLAHIQDGHYQVSAESNGKVGVAFDYHPKGKGLNYRTNLHYLETSDFGKTWQNIKGEQANLPLSDADNLALVHDYAGEKQNCYLLDITFDQQQKPAILVIASKGFQAGPGNDPRQWTLFRWKQKRWDHHVVTTSDSNYDMGSVYVESEKNIKVIGPTVDGPQTYNPGGEVAMWGSKDGGNTWSLERQMTKDSPMNHSYVRKPVNARSDFYGIWADGHGRKPSESYLYFTDAKGVVYRLPRHSTNAMITPEIYN; from the coding sequence ATGAAAAATAAATTTAGGCAGATCATTTACGCGGTATTTCTAAGCTTAACCGCAGGCACATTGCTGGCCCAGGAGATATCTGCGGACCTCAAATACGCCGAAGCGGAGCTCATCCTACGAAAAGCCAATGGTTTCAAAGGAATTTGGTATATGAATCAGCCTTCCAATGATGAGTATGTGTATAAATATAGTGGTGGACTAGCCGTATATCCTGCAAACCACCGGCCATTTGCGGTTTATTCAAAAAAAGTAAATAAGACATTTTTCTGCTTTGGCGGCACTGATGAGACAAACTCGACACTGCTTCACAACGTGTCGTACTTTGACCATGATTCCGGTAAGCTGGCAAACCCCGTTATTTTGCTTGATAAGAAAACAACCGACGCCCACGATAATCCGGTGATCTCGATTGATGACCAGGGATATATATGGATCTTTTCCACGTCGCACGGGATTACCCGCCCTTCTTATATTCACAAGAGCAAAGAGCCTTTTAACATTCAGGATTTTGAAAGCATACAGGCGACGGAAATAGTTGATGGAAAGGAGGTTCCATTCAAGAACTTCTCTTATTTTCAGGTCTATCCTATGAAAGGAAAAGGCTTTATTGCCCTTTTTACAAAATACAATAAGGCAGGTCACCGCGTGATCGGCTTCAATACAACCAAAGACGGCGTGCATTGGAACGAGTGGAAAGTGCTTGCCCACATTCAGGACGGGCATTACCAGGTCAGCGCGGAGTCGAATGGCAAAGTAGGTGTGGCATTCGACTATCATCCGAAAGGCAAAGGGCTCAATTACAGAACGAACCTGCATTATCTGGAAACTTCCGACTTTGGCAAAACCTGGCAAAATATAAAAGGGGAGCAGGCGAATTTGCCGTTGAGCGATGCCGATAACCTGGCGCTTGTTCACGATTATGCAGGTGAAAAACAAAATTGTTACCTGCTCGATATCACCTTCGACCAGCAACAGAAGCCCGCCATTCTGGTCATTGCAAGCAAAGGGTTTCAGGCGGGCCCTGGCAACGATCCCAGACAATGGACGCTTTTTCGCTGGAAACAAAAAAGGTGGGATCATCATGTGGTAACCACTTCGGACAGCAACTATGACATGGGTTCGGTCTATGTTGAATCAGAGAAAAATATCAAAGTAATAGGACCAACCGTTGACGGCCCACAGACTTACAACCCGGGCGGAGAAGTGGCTATGTGGGGCAGCAAAGACGGTGGAAATACATGGAGTTTAGAGAGACAGATGACGAAAGATAGTCCTATGAACCATTCGTATGTTCGTAAACCGGTCAATGCCAGATCCGATTTTTACGGTATTTGGGCCGATGGACACGGTAGGAAGCCTTCTGAATCCTATTTGTACTTTACCGATGCGAAAGGAGTGGTGTACAGGTTGCCACGACATTCTACTAATGCAATGATTACGCCGGAGATTTACAATTAG
- a CDS encoding nucleoside hydrolase, with amino-acid sequence MLLLLPFCLTVFLIVQLPSAVHAQTVEQEPVSVILDTDMDSDVDDVGALAMLHAYERQKKARILGIIVTSDEKYSAACTDAINIWFGRKDIPIGVSQKDSLKAFSKYTRQVSEQFSARFSSNTDAEDGTKVYRRLLTSQPDQSVVIITIGHLTSLSRLLDSSPDSISPLSGQELVKQKVKRWSCMGGQFPEGKEANFYRPDPVSTVNSLIKWTLPVTFAGWEIGSRIMTGGESFKAQCDPRSPVYKAYELYNGFKGRASWDQITILEAVEGAGPFFVLNKNGHCKVADDGSNKWVWPSNKIHGYLVINTATEKIRQHIDQLMFESNSSK; translated from the coding sequence ATGCTCCTATTGCTGCCTTTTTGTTTGACTGTGTTTTTGATAGTGCAACTGCCCAGTGCTGTCCATGCACAAACGGTTGAGCAGGAACCGGTATCTGTAATACTAGATACTGATATGGATTCTGATGTTGACGATGTAGGAGCCCTGGCTATGCTTCACGCTTATGAAAGGCAGAAAAAAGCACGAATTTTAGGGATAATCGTAACTAGTGACGAGAAATACAGTGCTGCATGTACGGATGCAATCAATATATGGTTTGGCCGTAAGGACATTCCCATAGGGGTAAGTCAGAAAGATTCACTCAAAGCATTTTCAAAATATACCAGGCAGGTTTCCGAGCAGTTTTCAGCCAGGTTTAGCTCAAATACCGATGCTGAGGATGGAACCAAGGTTTATCGCAGGCTGCTGACCAGCCAGCCTGATCAAAGCGTTGTCATCATTACGATTGGACATTTGACCAGCCTGAGCAGGCTGCTCGACTCTTCGCCTGATTCAATCAGCCCTTTAAGTGGTCAGGAACTTGTTAAACAAAAAGTAAAGCGCTGGTCTTGCATGGGCGGGCAGTTCCCTGAGGGCAAAGAAGCTAATTTTTACCGCCCAGATCCCGTCTCGACTGTTAACTCCCTGATCAAATGGACCTTGCCTGTAACATTTGCAGGCTGGGAAATAGGTAGCCGAATAATGACGGGTGGCGAATCTTTTAAAGCCCAATGCGATCCAAGAAGTCCGGTGTACAAAGCCTATGAGCTCTACAACGGCTTTAAAGGGCGTGCTAGCTGGGACCAGATTACAATATTAGAAGCAGTTGAAGGAGCTGGACCATTTTTCGTGTTAAACAAAAACGGGCACTGTAAGGTAGCAGATGATGGAAGTAACAAGTGGGTTTGGCCATCAAATAAGATACACGGATACCTTGTGATCAATACCGCCACGGAGAAAATACGTCAACATATCGATCAATTGATGTTTGAAAGTAACAGCTCCAAATGA
- a CDS encoding VOC family protein, with translation MKQLIAAIFLAAVTVSGCSSDNKSDSQITDSLSFPKTAKNMKNLVSIVEIPTDSFQRAVAFYQSILDLRIEQLDMQGTKMGLFSSEEGSVNVALIHGLDYKPSDRGTLIYLNGGDDLQLILDKVQPNGGKIVMQKTEIDPQNGFFATFIDSEGNKVGLHSFQ, from the coding sequence ATGAAGCAACTAATTGCCGCCATCTTTCTAGCCGCTGTCACAGTTTCCGGCTGCTCATCTGACAACAAATCAGATTCACAAATCACTGATTCACTATCTTTTCCAAAAACCGCAAAAAACATGAAAAACCTGGTTTCCATCGTCGAGATCCCCACCGACTCTTTTCAAAGAGCAGTAGCATTTTATCAGTCCATACTCGACTTACGCATTGAACAGCTAGATATGCAAGGAACGAAGATGGGGCTTTTTTCTAGTGAAGAAGGCTCCGTCAATGTTGCGCTAATCCATGGACTTGATTATAAACCCTCAGATCGGGGCACGCTGATTTATTTAAATGGTGGAGACGATTTACAGTTAATACTGGATAAGGTTCAGCCCAATGGTGGAAAAATCGTAATGCAAAAAACTGAGATCGATCCTCAAAATGGCTTTTTTGCGACATTCATCGATAGTGAAGGAAATAAGGTTGGTCTGCATTCATTCCAATGA
- a CDS encoding AraC family transcriptional regulator: MQRVLPDGCIELFFILGDDVRRFVSENEFIIQPRAMVLGQITEPLYIQPTGKVSCFAVRFYPYGFANFVETPIVNLANTETPIAMLFGEEQAECISKQIINASHTEERIALIEAFLLKRINDSAVRERIVESTIEALLLANGSTAINSMMKNDLSKRRKLERSFARHIGISPKQLGKVIRLQAVLKILLARESADLLQVAYDHDYYDQAHFINDFKELTGTSPGRFLSDDTLSLSTLLYSAG; encoded by the coding sequence ATGCAACGTGTGCTTCCAGATGGGTGCATCGAATTGTTCTTTATTCTCGGCGACGATGTAAGGCGTTTTGTTTCGGAAAATGAATTTATCATTCAACCACGCGCGATGGTTCTGGGACAGATAACCGAACCTCTCTACATTCAGCCGACTGGAAAAGTCAGCTGTTTTGCGGTACGTTTTTATCCTTACGGTTTTGCCAATTTCGTAGAAACGCCCATCGTAAATCTGGCCAATACAGAAACGCCAATTGCAATGCTTTTTGGAGAAGAACAGGCTGAGTGTATTTCAAAGCAAATCATTAATGCCAGCCATACTGAGGAAAGGATAGCGCTGATTGAGGCATTTTTATTGAAAAGAATCAATGACAGCGCTGTTAGAGAGAGGATCGTAGAATCAACCATTGAAGCATTGCTGCTAGCCAACGGAAGCACAGCGATCAATTCGATGATGAAAAACGACTTATCCAAAAGAAGAAAACTCGAACGGTCATTCGCACGTCACATTGGTATTAGTCCTAAACAATTGGGAAAAGTGATTCGTCTGCAAGCGGTGCTAAAAATTCTTCTTGCTAGGGAATCGGCAGATTTGCTGCAGGTTGCCTATGATCACGATTATTATGATCAAGCGCATTTTATTAACGATTTCAAAGAATTGACAGGCACAAGCCCGGGACGTTTTCTGTCTGACGATACGCTTTCGCTGTCAACACTTCTTTATTCGGCTGGATAG
- a CDS encoding PQQ-binding-like beta-propeller repeat protein, whose product MKFIRLFTLLLIVYSFTSCKKKNTPEPEPDVTGTVYVGSDDKNLYAINATTGLKKWAFATDGAIFSSPSFVNGVVYVGSFDKKVYAVNAATGAKKWEFATDGLIFSSPYVVNGVVYIGSTDQKLYALDAATGAKKWEFAAEGSVDSSPMVVNGVVFVGSEGKKVYALDAVTGAKKWEFAMSGTSATTPTSPTFANGVVYACDFQRTLFAIDAATGAKKWEFKTEASIDSSPTVKNGLVYITSFDFKLRALDAATGIEKWQFEIGITGMSSPTVSNGFVYVGSIPGRLYAVDAVTGLKKWQLITDDMRPAMYSSLTAAEGKIYACTGEKKIYALDATTGASEWVFQTEGLINSSPCVVTASGNVYHSGVSGVQE is encoded by the coding sequence ATGAAGTTCATCCGCCTATTTACCCTTTTATTGATTGTATATAGCTTTACATCTTGCAAAAAGAAAAATACCCCTGAACCCGAGCCTGATGTTACTGGAACCGTGTATGTGGGTAGCGATGACAAAAATCTGTACGCGATTAATGCCACTACTGGTTTGAAAAAGTGGGCTTTTGCAACTGATGGAGCTATCTTTTCTAGCCCCTCTTTTGTAAATGGGGTAGTATATGTAGGAAGTTTTGATAAGAAGGTATATGCCGTGAATGCTGCTACTGGGGCGAAAAAATGGGAGTTTGCAACGGATGGACTTATTTTTTCCAGCCCATACGTTGTAAATGGGGTGGTATATATAGGCAGTACTGACCAAAAGCTATACGCACTGGATGCAGCTACGGGTGCCAAAAAATGGGAGTTTGCAGCAGAGGGTAGTGTGGATTCGAGTCCTATGGTGGTGAATGGGGTCGTGTTTGTGGGAAGTGAAGGCAAGAAGGTATATGCGCTTGATGCTGTTACAGGGGCAAAAAAATGGGAGTTTGCAATGAGCGGTACGAGTGCGACGACCCCGACGAGCCCTACATTTGCCAATGGGGTGGTCTACGCATGTGACTTTCAAAGGACACTTTTTGCCATTGACGCAGCTACCGGTGCCAAAAAATGGGAATTTAAGACAGAAGCAAGTATTGATTCGAGCCCGACAGTTAAAAACGGTTTGGTGTATATAACCAGCTTTGACTTCAAACTGCGCGCTCTGGATGCGGCCACCGGAATAGAAAAATGGCAATTTGAGATTGGCATTACAGGGATGTCCAGCCCTACCGTCAGCAATGGTTTTGTGTATGTAGGAAGTATCCCTGGTAGATTGTATGCGGTCGACGCGGTTACCGGCCTAAAAAAATGGCAACTTATTACGGACGACATGAGGCCCGCCATGTACTCAAGCCTAACTGCCGCAGAAGGGAAAATATACGCCTGTACCGGCGAAAAAAAAATCTATGCACTTGATGCTACTACTGGTGCCAGCGAATGGGTCTTTCAAACTGAGGGTCTAATTAATTCTTCCCCCTGCGTGGTGACTGCAAGCGGTAATGTATACCACTCCGGAGTGAGCGGCGTACAGGAATAA
- a CDS encoding T9SS type B sorting domain-containing protein produces the protein MEAGSYQLSAKDEDGCTDTQVVIVEGSEGPVITRINTQMPTCNLPDGQLTISTGGIGNYYYSLDGRAYQRDSSFAGLLAGTYLIAVKDDSNCIAEQSIDLGEPCRQLFYLPTSFTPNNDGINDGWAIFFPDVSLQIEQLTVYNRWGNVIFFSKPGTVQSGTILWDGIYKGGSANGIFTYRLLMKMPSGQSRVSNGAVIAL, from the coding sequence TTGGAAGCAGGTAGCTATCAGCTATCAGCCAAGGACGAAGACGGCTGCACTGACACGCAAGTTGTGATAGTCGAAGGAAGCGAGGGGCCTGTGATTACGCGTATTAACACACAGATGCCAACTTGCAACTTGCCAGATGGTCAGCTGACTATTTCTACCGGTGGCATAGGTAATTATTATTATAGTCTTGATGGGCGGGCTTACCAGCGAGATTCTTCGTTTGCTGGACTTTTGGCAGGGACTTACTTGATAGCTGTAAAAGATGATTCAAACTGTATTGCTGAGCAAAGTATTGACCTGGGCGAGCCCTGCCGTCAGCTGTTTTACCTACCTACTTCGTTCACGCCAAACAATGACGGCATCAATGATGGCTGGGCTATTTTCTTTCCGGATGTCAGTCTGCAAATAGAGCAGCTAACCGTTTATAACCGCTGGGGTAATGTTATTTTTTTTAGCAAGCCAGGAACTGTACAAAGTGGAACAATTCTTTGGGACGGAATTTATAAAGGGGGCAGTGCAAATGGTATATTCACTTATCGATTGCTGATGAAGATGCCCTCAGGTCAAAGCCGCGTTTCTAATGGCGCAGTCATAGCGCTATAA